In the genome of Flavobacterium panacagri, one region contains:
- the nagB gene encoding glucosamine-6-phosphate deaminase: MKGALDIKPDISYKSAGKFEETRFEKIHNEIFKNSVEASVIVAQEIAQLIRSKQEKNKACVLGLATGSSPIKVYEELVRMHREEGLSFSNVITFNLDEYYPMTKENNQSYHYFMHEHLFNHIDIKPENINIPDGTIAIEEINQYCIDYEMNIKNAGGLDFQLLGIGRTGHVGFNEPGSHINSGTRIITLDHITRVDASSAFNGIDNVPKRAITMGVSTIMRSKRIVLMAWGQNKADIIKRTIQGDISSEIPATFLQNHANATFVLDQSAASELTRFKTPWLVGECLWTPEMKSKAIVWLCQKTKQSILKLTDRDYNNNGMSDLLAQEGSAYDMNINMFNILQHTITGWPGGKPNTDDSHRPERANPAKKRIILFSPHPDDDVISMGGTFSKLIKQGHDVHVVYQTSGNIAVSDEEALKFAEVASDFVGEGKADINFKSVIDFLNNKSENQIDSLEVRKLKGLIRRRESYGATRYIGLKDENTHFLDLPFYETGQVKKNPLGQEDIEIVKEIIARIKPHQVFAAGDLADPHGTHEVCLNAIFAALKELKPESYMKDCWLWLYRGAWHEWDIHEIDMAVPLSPSEVLLKRHAILFHQSQKDRVMFQGNDSREFWVRAEDRNKNTAILYDELGLAEYEAIEAFKRFDY; the protein is encoded by the coding sequence ATGAAAGGTGCTTTAGATATAAAACCTGATATTAGTTACAAAAGCGCAGGTAAGTTTGAAGAAACTCGTTTTGAGAAAATTCATAACGAAATTTTCAAAAATTCTGTAGAAGCTTCTGTAATTGTAGCACAGGAAATTGCGCAGCTAATTCGATCTAAACAGGAGAAAAATAAAGCTTGTGTTTTAGGATTGGCTACAGGTTCTTCTCCTATAAAAGTTTACGAAGAACTGGTGCGAATGCACAGAGAAGAAGGACTTAGTTTTAGCAATGTAATCACTTTTAATTTGGATGAGTATTATCCAATGACGAAAGAGAACAATCAGAGTTATCACTATTTCATGCATGAGCATCTTTTTAATCATATTGATATCAAACCAGAAAACATTAATATTCCTGATGGTACAATTGCAATTGAAGAAATCAATCAATATTGTATCGATTATGAAATGAATATTAAAAATGCAGGAGGCCTTGATTTTCAATTATTAGGAATTGGACGTACTGGACATGTTGGTTTTAACGAACCAGGTTCACACATCAATTCCGGAACTCGAATTATTACCCTGGATCATATTACGAGAGTTGATGCGTCATCTGCTTTTAATGGTATTGATAATGTACCGAAACGTGCCATTACAATGGGAGTTTCAACAATTATGAGATCAAAACGTATTGTTTTGATGGCATGGGGACAGAATAAAGCAGATATCATTAAAAGAACCATTCAAGGAGATATTAGTTCAGAAATTCCAGCGACATTTTTACAAAATCATGCCAATGCAACGTTTGTTTTAGATCAGTCTGCTGCTTCAGAACTAACTCGTTTCAAAACGCCTTGGTTAGTTGGTGAATGTCTTTGGACTCCAGAAATGAAGAGTAAAGCGATTGTTTGGCTGTGTCAAAAAACAAAACAATCTATTTTAAAATTGACTGACCGTGATTATAACAACAACGGAATGTCTGATCTTTTGGCACAGGAAGGTTCTGCTTATGATATGAATATCAATATGTTCAATATCTTACAGCATACTATTACGGGATGGCCAGGAGGAAAACCAAACACAGATGATTCGCATCGTCCTGAAAGGGCAAATCCGGCAAAAAAGAGAATTATTCTTTTTAGTCCGCATCCAGATGATGACGTGATTTCTATGGGAGGAACTTTTTCTAAATTAATCAAACAAGGCCATGATGTGCATGTAGTGTATCAAACCTCTGGAAATATTGCAGTTTCGGATGAAGAAGCTTTAAAATTTGCTGAAGTAGCGAGTGATTTTGTAGGCGAAGGTAAAGCGGACATCAATTTCAAATCAGTTATCGATTTTCTTAATAATAAATCAGAAAATCAAATTGATTCTTTGGAAGTGCGAAAATTAAAAGGACTTATTAGAAGAAGGGAATCTTATGGAGCAACAAGATACATTGGACTAAAAGATGAAAATACGCACTTTTTAGATCTTCCTTTTTATGAAACAGGACAGGTTAAAAAGAATCCATTAGGTCAGGAAGATATTGAAATTGTAAAAGAGATTATTGCTAGAATAAAACCACATCAGGTTTTTGCAGCTGGAGATCTTGCAGATCCTCATGGTACACATGAAGTATGTTTGAACGCGATATTCGCTGCTTTAAAAGAACTAAAACCAGAATCTTACATGAAAGACTGCTGGTTATGGCTTTACAGAGGAGCTTGGCACGAATGGGATATTCATGAAATTGATATGGCAGTTCCGTTAAGTCCATCAGAAGTTTTGTTAAAACGTCATGCTATTTTGTTTCATCAATCGCAGAAAGACCGAGTTATGTTTCAAGGAAATGACTCAAGAGAATTTTGGGTAAGAGCCGAAGATCGAAATAAAAATACAGCTATTTTGTATGATGAATTAGGTCTGGCTGAATATGAAGCTATCGAAGCTTTTAAACGTTTTGATTACTAA
- a CDS encoding RagB/SusD family nutrient uptake outer membrane protein, producing the protein MTINKLKRTAICFSLLAAFSCTDNFEEINTNPEGATTGQIEQDYNNIKSLFKPSFSRIYISDITWQYQIQQSLQADGWSGYMITPVPFGNTNNYDYALNPGWNGFAWDTAYLDVISNMYKVKQRAEGKFDQFYAWSLIIKVAQMQRITDMYGPAVYSKFGDLGAVLYDSQKDIYTQMFKDLDFAVAELTKRVNANEDSSFVGTDLSLYAGNYTQWVKYANSLRLRLAMRVVKVDPALAKTEAEKAVSNSIGVFKVNGDVMKVKSPVDLNVIDVMSHSWVGLFMGADMQSILGGYEDPRIAKYWNTSEITPGQYASVRNGVTYPSGSTYAKFSQTGPRTKTGEVTWMTTAEVYFLRAEGALRGWNMGGTGKELYEAGIAASFEENGVSGASAYAADNTKKPLDYIDPLFPANNTPAVSKVTVAWGTTNEENLEKIITQKWIATYPDGQEAWSEFRRTGYPKLFRIANNRSGGVISTELGVRRLPFAQSEVANNPKGVESGVAVLGGADNGATRLWWDTTGANF; encoded by the coding sequence ATGACAATAAATAAATTAAAAAGAACAGCAATATGCTTCTCTTTGCTTGCAGCGTTTAGTTGTACAGATAATTTTGAGGAGATAAATACTAACCCTGAAGGGGCTACCACAGGGCAGATAGAACAAGATTATAACAATATTAAAAGCTTATTTAAGCCTTCGTTCAGCAGAATTTATATTTCAGACATTACTTGGCAATATCAAATACAGCAAAGTTTGCAAGCTGATGGCTGGTCGGGTTACATGATTACTCCAGTTCCTTTTGGAAATACAAATAATTATGATTATGCTTTAAATCCAGGCTGGAATGGATTTGCTTGGGATACAGCTTACCTCGATGTTATTTCTAATATGTATAAAGTAAAACAAAGAGCAGAAGGTAAGTTTGATCAATTTTATGCATGGTCATTAATTATAAAAGTAGCGCAGATGCAGCGTATTACAGATATGTACGGACCAGCAGTTTATTCTAAGTTTGGTGATTTAGGAGCGGTTCTTTACGATTCTCAAAAAGATATTTACACGCAAATGTTTAAAGATTTAGACTTTGCAGTTGCCGAATTGACTAAGAGAGTAAATGCGAATGAAGATTCAAGTTTTGTAGGAACAGATTTATCATTATATGCTGGAAATTATACGCAATGGGTTAAATATGCTAATTCGCTTCGCCTAAGATTAGCAATGCGTGTAGTTAAGGTAGATCCTGCTTTGGCTAAAACTGAAGCTGAAAAAGCAGTTAGTAATTCAATTGGTGTTTTTAAGGTTAATGGTGATGTGATGAAAGTTAAATCTCCTGTCGATCTTAATGTTATCGATGTAATGAGCCACTCTTGGGTTGGTTTATTTATGGGGGCAGATATGCAGTCTATTTTAGGAGGTTATGAGGATCCTCGTATTGCTAAATACTGGAATACATCAGAAATTACTCCTGGACAGTACGCTTCAGTAAGAAATGGAGTAACTTATCCATCTGGAAGTACTTATGCTAAATTTTCGCAGACAGGACCTAGAACTAAAACAGGTGAAGTTACTTGGATGACTACTGCAGAAGTTTATTTCTTAAGAGCTGAGGGGGCTTTGAGAGGATGGAACATGGGAGGAACTGGTAAAGAATTGTATGAAGCTGGTATTGCAGCATCTTTTGAAGAAAATGGTGTTAGCGGAGCATCTGCTTATGCAGCAGATAATACTAAAAAACCATTAGATTATATAGATCCATTATTCCCCGCAAATAATACTCCCGCAGTTTCAAAAGTTACGGTAGCATGGGGAACAACTAATGAAGAAAACCTTGAAAAAATCATTACTCAAAAATGGATTGCAACTTATCCTGATGGGCAAGAGGCATGGTCTGAGTTTAGAAGAACAGGATATCCAAAATTGTTTAGAATTGCTAATAATAGAAGTGGAGGCGTAATCAGTACAGAACTAGGAGTTAGAAGATTACCATTTGCGCAATCTGAAGTTGCAAACAATCCAAAAGGAGTTGAGTCTGGTGTTGCAGTACTCGGAGGGGCAGATAATGGAGCTACAAGACTTTGGTGGGATACCACAGGAGCTAACTTCTAA